A region of Panicum virgatum strain AP13 chromosome 8N, P.virgatum_v5, whole genome shotgun sequence DNA encodes the following proteins:
- the LOC120686896 gene encoding uncharacterized protein LOC120686896 encodes MEQQPSSSRKGKRKAQERDLKSYFSPFGSSSTNPSTHGSEVGNAIIEEEEVVETHLEDTNTIGQQPGSNENDQGGLSWNEVQLNLVVMFFLEEKIKGAFEKNGLRNIIGWNIAW; translated from the exons ATGGAGCAACAACCAAGCTCTagcagaaaagggaaaagaaaggcACAAGAAAGAG ATCTAAAGAGCTATTTTAGTCCATTCGGATCCAGTAGCACAAACCCAAGCACTCATGGAAGTGAAGTTGGTAATGCTATAatagaggaggaagaggtggtGGAAACTCATTTGGAGGACACCAATACCATAGGCCAACAGCCAGGTAGCAATGAAAATGATCAAG GAGGGCTTTCATGGAACGAGGTCCAACTCAACCTAGTAGTCATGTTTTTCCTAGAGGAGAAGATAAAAGGCGCTTTCGAAAAGAATGGTTTGAGAAATATAATTGGCTGGAATATAGCTTGGTGA